In Hippopotamus amphibius kiboko isolate mHipAmp2 chromosome 6, mHipAmp2.hap2, whole genome shotgun sequence, the genomic window GAAACATCCCTATTTGACTCAATGTGATAAAAGCTGTaaactttctgtttctgtaaatataCATGAAACACAGGAAAGGAGGCTGTAGTGACCACTTTTACTGAAATACACTGCAGGGTGGAGCAGAGAGGAGCTTATTCCAAAGGGAAGCTTGCCAGTTCTGGTTGTTCCCAGCTCTTCCTCCAGGCCTTGCCCTTTTGGCCCCAGAACCACACCCTGCAAGAAGCCAGCCTGGACACTTAGACGGCAAGCAGCAGGTGGTTAAGGGTCTCTGATGGCTGGAGGATTCCTGGGTGAAAGACGGAAACCTCACTCTTTCAGGTCCACTTATCAGTATGGAAAAAGCAATTCAGACCTGGAAGCACCACTTGGTTTTCCTTCTCCCCAAGCTGGCTGTGATTCAACTATAGCCTTTATATTCCTTAAAGAGCTCCAAGTCTTCTAAGCCTACAGGCTTTGAATCCATTGCACCTTTGCCTCACATTTCCACTTCCTGCAAAGAAAGTTTATAATGCCAAGTAACCAGGCGGTCTTCCCAAGTGAATCAGTGGTCTCCTGGAGGGAGAGTCGGGCAAGAGAGTCTCCCGGAGGGTGACATTTAAAATGCTGATTCTTGGGTTCTACCATTAAGAATCTGATTGAGGGGCCTGGGCTTAGGaccaataatttacatttttaacaattgccccaagtgattctgatgtagGAGGTCCAGGCCTACACTTGAAGAAACGGTGATACAAATGGTTTGAGAATAGCAATACTACCTTTACAAATAAATCACTTATTCTAAAGCATCTATTTCGTTACTTAAATGCTGTCAACTTCCTGTTTGGCTTCCattcagcatttactgagcaactaTTGTTAGCAGAGAATTGTACTAGCTGCTGCTTTCTTGGTGTGTCTAGGCTGGATGGAAGAGATGAGGAGAGAAGGGTGTGATAAGATCTGAAGCTATTTCTCAACTTCctagaaaaatgacaaattcacCTTTTCATAATTTGTGAAACAGGTTAACGTAAACAACTATTACCCAACCACAGTTACCATAATTTACTAACCTTTAGGGCACCAGTGTACCAGAGGTACCATGGCCTTGCACGAAGGCCAGTTCTATAAAGAAACTGCCATGATTCAAATCCTACCTTCTCCACTTACATGCTATGACCACAAACAAgtaacttaacttctctgtgcctcagtttcctcatctgtaaaatgaggattataCAACCTACTTCATTGAGTTAacgtgagaattaaatgaaacactTAAATATCTAATTGATGCAGAGGACTTCGAGAATCTAAAATACTGaagatttattctgtttttcGGTTAAGGCCGCAAAACCGTTCTGAGAACACAGGCTTCCAGAGGCTGATTTGGAATTCTAGGTGAAGAAAGCGGAATTAAACTTTATGCCTAATTCAAGCAGTTCAGGTGAATGATTCTAACTACATTGAtctgggggtttgtttgtttggtgagGTTCCCTAACCCTTGGCTTCTTCGGGAGTTTGTCCCAGTGATGCCACACTCTGCCCCAAAGTCCCCCTCCAAATCCCCGGTTCGTGGGGGAGTACACGGAGGCCCGCGGTCCCAGGCAGGTGCCCCGTGGGAGCAGGACCAGGAACACAGGGTCCGGGGAGAGGGACCCGGAGCCCAGCTCCACGGATGATAGGGCTGAGAGACGGCCTGGGTCCCGCAGTCCCCGGGACCGCTCCGGGGGAGGATGCAGGCGGGCGCGGGGAGCGTGCGCGGCCACGTGACGGCCGCTATAAGAGCGCTCCTGGCGGACGCTCGGCCCCCGCCGCGCCTCCTCGCCGGCCGCGCTCCCTTCCCGCGCCCGGCTTCTCCGAGCCACCAACctgcggctgcggctgcggcGGCCGCCCGCGCCCCCGGCAGCACCATGACAGGTACgcgccgcgccgcccgccgccgccgccgccgccccgggaCGCCGGGCTCCTCGCCCCGCGCGGCCCCTCGCAGCCCCGCCGCCTCCCTTCTGCCCCGCCGCGCGCGCCCCTCCGCCCCGGGGGAGCTGCCGGCCGGGCGAGGACCGCCGCACACTTGCAGGCTGGCCGCAGCCGGGCGTGTCGCTTCCTGCGTCAGCCGCCACCCCGCCGCCCCGGGGGCGCGAGCGGCCGTCCGGACCCCGGGGACGCGGGCGGAGGGCCCGCCAGGCGGCGCCTGGGCCCTCAGCCGAAGCCCCCGTTCCTGCTTCCGTCTCCTCGCCCTTCCTCCTGCGAGCACCGTgaagggcgggcgggcgggcggagcGGCTGCGGCGGGctgcgtgggggtggggagcccgcTCCCCGGGGGCGCCGGTCCCGAGCCCCGGAGCGCGGCGGGGTCGCGGGGCGCTGCCCCCCGGCGGCCGCGGGCAGAAGTCTGTGGAGGGGGCGGCCGCGAGGCCGGGACGCCAGCGGCCCCGGCCCAGCTCCTCGGCCGCCAGCCCCGGGGCTGGCCGCCACGCCGAGCCTATTTTTAGGCCTTTGGGGCTGGGTTGCGGGAAGCAGGAGCCCGGCGAGCGCCCCCGGGGAGCGGGCCCCGCGCGGTGGGAGGGCGCCGGCCCACTTGTTGCAAGGTGCCCGGGCCGCGCGGCGAAGTTGCCCCTGAGGACCGGAGACCCCGAGGTAACTGGCCCTTCTCGTGCTGTTGAGGCTGACAGTGGGGTTATTTCAGCCTTCGAACTGCGGAAAGACTGCAGATGGAACCCGGAGTTCAGCCGTCTCTGGGAAGGTTGAACCTCCTACCCATCTGTCATTGGTCTTCCCTGTTCTTTGCTAGGTTTGGCGTTCTAGCCTAGTTCCTAAGCATTTGTcctgcctcctgcttctctgGGAAGTCATCCATATCCTTGCTTCCTCTAATCCTTGAATCCTACTTATTAAACTTTTCTCCATGTTCCCCCGGGATTCAGGGCCGTTTTTTTGCGTTAAAACATCATCATGCCCCAGATTAAGTACCCTTGGGGCAGGCTGACTGAAGTGTTGCCCTCTAACGATGGGTTGAAGGAACAAGCTCAGGCAGAGGTTGATGGGTATGTCAAGGGACAGGGGGGCCCTGTTCTGAGCTTTCCTAGCGTCATGGGCTGGGAAGCCAGTGGCTCTGGGGGAGGGCGGGGTCGGGGGAGGGAACACCAGACTTTCTACAACTTCACTGGAGAGTCCAACACTGTGTGTGAAGGTGGCCCTCAGATCTGCAGCTGGGGGCTGTGCGGGCCGACTTGACAACCTGCAACTTCCTCTCACGTCTCAATGAAATTTCCACTGCCTCCAGCCtccactttggaaaatgggcaaaaggagaATGAGGAAACCTAAGACAGAAACAGAACGACTTCATGACAAAATGTTCCAATTTTCTGCTTGGGCACTAGTGCCCCAAGTGAGCCCTGGCAGAGCTTGATCCTAAGTATCTTGTGTGTTTGGATGCCCAGCAACCTGCTAATGTTAAAATCCCTTTGGAGAGGGAGTGTGTTCCAGAATCATCCCGGTGAAGGGCTGGAGAAATCCTAAAGGCTGGGCTGGTGGCCTTGGGAGGGTGGGGCTTGTTCCTGTGTTTGCCTTTGGTCCTGGCAACTAAGTGATTACTGGAGATTGAtttctgaatgtgtgtgtatgagagagagtgTTGAGGGGCCCCAGGGTACAGGGTACTACTTGTTTCTCCAAGGAAAATGCAGCAACTTTGCTAGAGCTTGTGAGCTGGTCCCTAAGTCCATTTAACAGTGATGGGCTACTATTTAGATAGAAGCATCGAGGAGGGAAGCCTTCTTGGGGGAGGTGATATTTAAGAGAAACTCAGAGTGACTCCTGAGGGGTGGTTGGGGGGCCATGGAGTCTTTGCTCCAGGTTGAGGAAACAGTAGAAAAAGACTGAGGCTCGGCACGTGTAAGCACCGGAGTGAAGAATATGGCCTCTGCTTTCAGATGCTCTCAGTCGAGTTTGCTGGCTGGATTTGTGCTTGGCTGAAAATATTGCCTGTGGTACCTtgtgggagaaacagaaaatgcatttctTGATCTCTTCTTCGCTACCTGTTAATTGCCTGAGATTCACCCTCTGGGTGTTAAGCTGCTGTTTAGTCTGAGAATTTAGCATGTCTGGACTGTAAATTGGATTGAATTTTTATAGCTTGGTCAGCCTCTTGAAGGTGGCCAAAGATTTCCTGCTAAAGCATTGTCTTGAGCCATTCTTATAGAGGGCACTGGGTTCTCCCTCTCACCCTAACCACCCACCCCCCTGCAAAGGGCTGCTCCTTTATTAGTAGAGCAAGCTGATCTCAGAGGAGCTGATTTTTGCCAAATTATTGGTTGACAGGGGTCCTGGGGTCGTGTTTTCTAGGTAGGATAACgtaatgaatttgtttttgtcttccctGTATTAAGATCAGGCCTTTGTGACACTGACCACAAACGATGCCTACGCCAAAGGAGCTCTGGTCCTGGGCTCATCTCTGAAGCAGCACAGGACCACCAGGAGGCTGGCAGTGCTCATCACCCCACAGGTCTCGGACTCCATGAGGTGAGGACCTCACTGCCCAGCTGTTGGTGGGGCTCGGACATCCCTCTCCCATTTCTGGCACTGGTGGGTGTTGAGGCCATACCCCTTCCAGGGGCTGAGTGCGGGTGGAGAAAGATGAGAGTTGCTGGGGGAAGAATTCCTGGGTCTGAAACCTCTTCTTGGCTCTTGGGAGATGTTCCAGCCAAGCTCCCTCTGGGAGGCGGTGTTCTGGCCCTTGCTCTTACTGATTCCAAGCAGGAGTAGGGCTGTCCCGTAGGCAAGTCCTCTCGGGGTGATCCTAGTGAGTGACTCAGTCCAGCCATTCCCTTCATGTCATCACGCTTCACTTGCATGCCTTTCCCCAAATGCAGCAAGGACGGCTTTGTTCCTGTTTCTAACCAGGGAAACCTCCCGTGACTTGGAAAGAAAGTAGTTTTCTCCACCCCAGTTAACAGTAGTAACCTAAATATCTTTATTTACAATTTAATAGAGTAGAATATTTGCCAAAGGGCTCTCTGAATTAGGGGTCCTGCTAGGAGAGCACCCGGAGGGGCACAAGCTGCTCGTTGATTGGGTTAGTTCATGTGAATTTGTTGAAGTTAAGTTTTGAAGTATCTGAATGAACTACCTTGATCCTGATACTAAATTATTTAAGAATATGTGGGCGCACTAGCAGCTCtgtattgtgtttatttttgcactCTCCTATCCCTTTTAGaagttgaaaatgtttttttgtgacttttttcaaaaaatgtaagcACATGCCAAGGACCTCTGAAAAAGAggcataatatatacatacatgtatctcGTACAGTAGCAACCTTGTTCCTCAAGGGTAATTTAGGAAAATGCCCCCCCAAAACTGTGTCCTGTGTGTATGTCCTAATCTATAGTCTCTTTAGTGAGAATCGTGTAAGAAGGTGGATGTAGTCTTAGAAACCAAGCCCCCTTTGCTGCAGTAAATGGTACCACCATCTCTTTCAAAGAGATCAAGTTTACTGTGTGAACTAGAACGTATTTTTGTACAGCTTTGGAGACAGATAATACAATACCAGTTTTGTTCTACAtgcttgatatttttataaacttcCAGTAGTGATCTGTCTTTATCATGTGTTTTTCCTTGTGCTGAGTTTAGTGTCTTACCTAAGTACACCCCACTTACCTCACCTCAGGCTTGCtttctaaaataaatctttagtTAATTCTGCGCAGGGAGAAGTGTTGTACCTCACAAACTGAAGTGAGTCCCTCATGGCAGGAGTGCtaagcacataataaatgctggtTAGATTCGATGCtaaaaaatggaaaccaaatacttgagtcatttaacttcttttaGGACACAGCTTCAGGCAGTTCTCTGTCAACTGCTTTGGCAAAAATTATTAGTTATAGGCTTCAGTGCAGATATTATGTGAACTTAACTCAGCATCATTTGTAAAAGTATTCATTGGTCAGCAAGAATTTgttctaataaaatattattgttaaaGGCATAGGCTGTTGAAAAGATGTATTACCAAACATCAGTCACATTTTTGCAAGCTATTTCGCAATTTGCCTGGTGTTCAGTGGTACAATAAAACGTAGAAAACTTCTTCCATGATAATGTTTTAAGACAAGAGGTCCATCCTCGCCATAAGCAGTTCTTAGTGTTTTGGTGACGTTAACTGCACGTGCAAATTAACACAGTTTATCCTGAAGTAAATTAGGACATTTAAGAGATTGTAATCTACCAAAGTAACAGATTGCCCTCGTAATTGATAAGCTAAAAAGAACGTAGTTTTACGTTAAATGGCTCACTTGTTCTGCAGAGATGCTGAGAGCTgctttctggattttattttgacAGGAAAACTTTAGAGATAGTCTTTGATGAAGTCATCGTGGTAGATGTCTTGGACAGTGGTGATTCTGCTCATCTAACCTTAATGAAGAGGCCTGAGTTGGGTGTCACATTAACTAAACTCCACTGCTGGTCACTTACACAGTATTCAAAATGTGTATTCATGGATGCAGATACTCTGGTGAGTATGGCTTTGATGGCAGGAAAGATGGATATAGTAACTGAGACCAGTTAGGCATTTGAAGAATGCTGTCAAGAGTTGACAGTAAAGTTCAGATAAAACCACCATTGTAAAAAGTGTCAGGTGTTGAAGGAGAGTAGGACCAGGCTGCCTCACAGCTGTCATCTGAATAGTTAAGACCAGCAACAGATTGCATCTTTTGTGTGGGATAACGTAAGGAGAATTTAAGAAGGGTATGCTGCAGCAGAACAATTCTGAAatgctttctcttctccccacccctttgCCCTTGAATCAGGTCCTAGCAAATATTGATGATCTTTTTGAGAGAGAAGAATTATCGGCAGCGCCAGACCCAGGGTGGCCTGACTGCTTCAATTCTGGAGTCTTTGTTTATCAGCCTTCAGTTGAAACATACAATCAGCTGTTGCACGTTGCTTCTGAGCAAGGTAGTTTTGATGGTATGTATCTGGTTTCTTTGTATCTGAGAAGCTGTGAGTAAATTCTAGAGGCTGCTCTTCTCTGGGAGTTGCTGTGGTTCCTTGTGTCTGGAAGACAGCAATAGCATGAGATATGGCAAGCATTTTAAGCTGTGTTCTGGGAAATAGtgttgtgtgtgtacaca contains:
- the GYG1 gene encoding glycogenin-1 isoform X1, which translates into the protein MQAGAGSVRGHVTAAIRALLADARPPPRLLAGRAPFPRPASPSHQPAAAAAAAARAPGSTMTDQAFVTLTTNDAYAKGALVLGSSLKQHRTTRRLAVLITPQVSDSMRKTLEIVFDEVIVVDVLDSGDSAHLTLMKRPELGVTLTKLHCWSLTQYSKCVFMDADTLVLANIDDLFEREELSAAPDPGWPDCFNSGVFVYQPSVETYNQLLHVASEQGSFDGGDQGLLNTFFSSWATTDIRKHLPFIYNLSSVSIYSYLPAFKAFGANAKVVHFLGRIKPWNYTYDPQTKSVRSESHDPNMTHPEFLSLWWDIFTTSVLPLLQQFGLVKDTRSYVHVENVSGAVSQLSLGEIPATAQPFVSSEERKERWEQGQADYMGADSFDNIKRKLDTYLQ